Part of the Helicobacter bilis genome is shown below.
ATTAGGATACTTGCGTATTTTCCCTCGATTTTTGCCTCTTTATCAGCATGGGCTATATCATCTACCATAGCAATGACTCGCTTTAGCATTTCAAAGCCACCTGCTGGATTTTGCATCTCTCTGCCACGCAGATAAACGCGGAATTTTACATGCTTACCCTCTTCAAAAAACTCTCTAGCATGTTTCACTTTGTAATTTATATCATTTTGGGCAATTTGAGTTGATAGCTTGATTTCTTTAACTTCAACTTGCTTTTGCTTCTTTTTTGCTTCTTTTTGCTTCTTTTCTAATTGATAGCGATACTTGCCATATTCTACTATTTTGCAAACAGGTGGCTTTGCATTTGGCGATATACACACTAGGTCAAGCCCCTCATTATAAGCAAGATTCTGTGCTTCTTTTGCACTCATAATACCTAGCTGCTCACCATCTTCGCTAATGCACCTTACTTCATCAAAGCGAATTTTTCCATTTACTAATGTTTCTTCTTTACTCAAAAGCTAACCTCTCTATGTAGATTTGAAGTTTTTTCTAAGAATTCTTGCATACTCATTTCATACTGCATATTTTCTCCAGAATCCATCTTCATGCGTCTATCGCGTATAGATACACTATTGTTATTAAGCTCTTTATCACCAATAAGTGCAATCATAGGCACTTTTTGCTTCTCTGCTGTGCGTATTTTTTTATTGAGTGACTCATTTTTCAAACTTAACTCTGCATAAATACCCCGCAATCGTAACTCATTCTGCAAATTCTGTGCCATACTCACATGTGCTTCATTAATAGGGATAATAATTACCTGCGTTGGAGCAATGAAAAATGGAAATTCTCCGCCAAAATGCTCTGTTAAAATCGCTACAAACCGCTCAAAGCTACCCAAAATCGCCCTATGAATCATAACAGGCATAGCATGTTCGTTGTTCTCATCAATATAGCTTAGATTAAATCTCTCTGGTAAATTCATATCAATTTGGATTGTGCCACACTGCCATTTTCTACCTATTGCATCAGTGATTTTTATATCAATCTTTGGTCCATAAAATGCACCACCACCTTCATCAACTTGATAGCTAATATTATTACTTGCAAGGGCATTTTGCAAGGCTAAAGTAGCACTCTCCCACACAGAATCTTCGCCGATTGACTGCTCTGGTCTAGTGGATAGCTCCATTTCATAGCTAAATCCAAAGGCATTCATAATCTTATGCGTAAAACGCAAGATATTATTCACTTCATTTTCTATTTGCTCTGGACGACAAAAGATATGCGCATCATCTTGTGTAAATTCTCTCACACGAAGCAATCCATGCAAAACGCCACTTTTTTCATGCCTATGCACCACGCCATATTCATAGAATCTTAATGGCAATTCCCTATAACTTCTAATGCTATTTTGATACACCTTTATATGTCCAACGCAATTCATAGGCTTAATGCCATATTCAACTTCATCAATAGTGGTAAAATACATATTTTCTTTGTAATGCGTATAATGTCCGCTAATTTTCCATACATCACTTTTTAGAATCTCAGGGCATCTTACAGGCTCGTATTCATTGAGTATTAAAGCCCTTGTTAAAAGCTCTTCTATGCGTCTTCTAAGCCTTGCACCTTTTGGTAACCATATTGGCAGACCGGCTCCCACATCTTCTTCAAATGTGAAAAGCTCCATTTCTACACCAAGCCTTCTGTGATCTCTTTTCTTTGCTTCTTCTAGTTGAAAGAGATACTGCTTTAGATTCTCTTTCTCTGCAAAGGCAATGCCATAAATCCTTGTTAAAACTTCAGAATCTTCATCGCCACCTAAATACGCCCCAGAAATCTTTGTAAGCTTAAAAGCCTGTAACAACTTTAAATGCGGTAAATGCGGACCACGACATAAATCCTCAAAATCGCCTTGCTGATATATGCTAAAATCATCGCCTTCTATCTTACTCATCACCGCTTGTTTTAATTCATCTCCACTGAAACGCTCTATTGCTTCCTTGCGACTTAAATGAATTTTTGTGAGTTTATGCCCCTTTTTTGCGATCTCTTTCATCTTGCTTTCTATTGTAGCTAAGTCATCAACCCCGATTTTAGAATCCACCTTAAAATCATAGTAAAACCCCTCATCTACAACAGGACCGACAAAAAACTTTGCCTCTGGATAAAGGGCTTTAATCGCTTCAGCAAGTAAATGCGCACAAGTATGGCGGATAATTTCATGTGCGTTTGGTGTATCAGTAAAATAGATAGGTTCAAGTGATTGCGTATTGAGATTGTTTTCTGCTGCTGTCTGTGTGTCGATAAT
Proteins encoded:
- the thrS gene encoding threonine--tRNA ligase encodes the protein MQHIIGYIHNNSIIDTQTAAENNLNTQSLEPIYFTDTPNAHEIIRHTCAHLLAEAIKALYPEAKFFVGPVVDEGFYYDFKVDSKIGVDDLATIESKMKEIAKKGHKLTKIHLSRKEAIERFSGDELKQAVMSKIEGDDFSIYQQGDFEDLCRGPHLPHLKLLQAFKLTKISGAYLGGDEDSEVLTRIYGIAFAEKENLKQYLFQLEEAKKRDHRRLGVEMELFTFEEDVGAGLPIWLPKGARLRRRIEELLTRALILNEYEPVRCPEILKSDVWKISGHYTHYKENMYFTTIDEVEYGIKPMNCVGHIKVYQNSIRSYRELPLRFYEYGVVHRHEKSGVLHGLLRVREFTQDDAHIFCRPEQIENEVNNILRFTHKIMNAFGFSYEMELSTRPEQSIGEDSVWESATLALQNALASNNISYQVDEGGGAFYGPKIDIKITDAIGRKWQCGTIQIDMNLPERFNLSYIDENNEHAMPVMIHRAILGSFERFVAILTEHFGGEFPFFIAPTQVIIIPINEAHVSMAQNLQNELRLRGIYAELSLKNESLNKKIRTAEKQKVPMIALIGDKELNNNSVSIRDRRMKMDSGENMQYEMSMQEFLEKTSNLHREVSF
- the infC gene encoding translation initiation factor IF-3 codes for the protein MSKEETLVNGKIRFDEVRCISEDGEQLGIMSAKEAQNLAYNEGLDLVCISPNAKPPVCKIVEYGKYRYQLEKKQKEAKKKQKQVEVKEIKLSTQIAQNDINYKVKHAREFFEEGKHVKFRVYLRGREMQNPAGGFEMLKRVIAMVDDIAHADKEAKIEGKYASILMMPNNKPKS